A single genomic interval of Alcaligenes sp. SDU_A2 harbors:
- a CDS encoding TonB-dependent copper receptor encodes MKKFVTPGLISAGVLAWTAHPVQAQPPSVETLSPIVVTGVAPESPLQFSTNPRLPRLPLPASDGTDYLKTIPGFAAIRNGGSNGDPVLRGMFGSRLAILANGSAMPGACPGRMDAPTSYISPQSFDELNVIKGPQSVRWGPGASAGTVRFERKPPRFTGPDATLQASLLGGSWGRHAGNVDFTAGNAAYYARLTANQDRAQDYKDGNGQRVPSRWKKWNTDIAVGLTPDPDTVLELSAGTGDGYARYAGRGMDGTRFKRETLGLRFQKDMDQGLLRAIEAQLYYNYADHVMDNYELRPFKPGGGMSMPMASNVDRLTWGARLSADWALRADLTLTTGLDMQRSRHRKRSAMGSQDYRDQTRVKDAEFDHLGLFAETRWELSDRSRLIGGARLDKAGVKDWRTSLGSGMMSRPNPGAGQQRRETLPSGFLRWEHDLDSVPLSLYAGLGHVQRMPDYWELFSPRRGPQGSASAFLGIQPEKTTQLDIGAQYKSDTLTAWASAYAGHIQDYILFDYPQSGMAGAQARNVQARIMGAEVGADIRASQDWTLGATLAYAWGRNRSDGRPLPQMPPLDLRLSADYARGAWSAGGVWRLVAAQRRYARGQGNVVGYDFGPSAGFGTLSLYGGYQINRHLSLTAGVDNVFDKAYSEHLNLAGNSGFGFGAATRFNDPGRTVWLKAALSF; translated from the coding sequence ATGAAGAAATTTGTCACACCCGGCCTGATCAGTGCCGGCGTCCTGGCCTGGACAGCGCATCCTGTCCAGGCCCAGCCTCCCTCCGTCGAGACACTAAGCCCCATCGTCGTCACCGGCGTGGCCCCCGAATCCCCCTTGCAGTTCAGCACCAACCCCAGACTGCCGCGCCTACCGCTGCCGGCCAGCGATGGCACGGACTACCTGAAAACCATCCCCGGCTTTGCCGCCATACGCAATGGCGGCAGCAACGGCGATCCGGTGCTGCGCGGCATGTTCGGGTCGCGCCTGGCCATACTGGCCAACGGCAGCGCCATGCCCGGTGCCTGCCCAGGCCGCATGGACGCGCCCACCTCGTATATTTCGCCGCAATCCTTTGACGAGCTGAACGTAATTAAAGGCCCGCAAAGTGTGCGCTGGGGGCCGGGCGCGTCCGCCGGCACCGTGCGCTTCGAGCGCAAACCGCCCAGGTTTACGGGACCGGACGCGACACTGCAAGCCAGCCTGCTGGGCGGCTCCTGGGGCCGACACGCCGGTAATGTGGACTTTACCGCCGGCAATGCCGCTTACTATGCCCGCCTGACCGCCAACCAGGACCGCGCCCAAGACTACAAGGACGGCAACGGACAGCGCGTGCCTTCCCGCTGGAAAAAATGGAATACGGATATCGCCGTGGGCCTGACGCCCGACCCCGATACCGTGCTGGAGCTGAGCGCAGGCACGGGCGACGGCTATGCACGCTATGCCGGACGCGGTATGGACGGCACCCGCTTCAAGCGCGAAACCCTGGGCCTACGCTTTCAGAAAGACATGGATCAGGGGCTGCTGCGCGCCATCGAGGCCCAGCTCTACTACAACTACGCCGATCACGTCATGGACAACTATGAACTACGCCCCTTCAAGCCGGGCGGCGGCATGTCCATGCCCATGGCCTCCAATGTGGATCGTCTGACCTGGGGTGCGCGTCTAAGCGCGGACTGGGCGCTGCGCGCGGATCTGACCCTGACGACCGGCCTGGATATGCAACGCAGCCGCCACCGCAAGCGCAGTGCGATGGGCAGTCAGGATTATCGGGACCAGACCCGCGTCAAAGACGCGGAATTCGATCATTTAGGGCTATTTGCCGAAACCCGCTGGGAGCTGAGCGACAGGTCGCGTCTGATCGGCGGCGCCCGACTGGACAAGGCCGGCGTCAAAGATTGGCGCACCTCCTTGGGCAGCGGCATGATGAGCAGGCCTAACCCGGGTGCCGGCCAGCAACGGCGCGAAACCCTGCCGAGCGGCTTTCTGCGTTGGGAACACGATCTGGATTCCGTGCCGCTCAGCCTCTATGCTGGTCTGGGCCATGTGCAACGCATGCCCGATTACTGGGAACTGTTCTCGCCACGTCGCGGGCCGCAAGGCAGCGCCAGTGCCTTTTTGGGGATACAACCCGAGAAAACCACCCAACTGGACATAGGGGCGCAGTACAAGAGCGATACGCTGACGGCCTGGGCATCGGCCTATGCAGGGCATATCCAGGACTACATCCTGTTCGACTACCCGCAAAGCGGCATGGCAGGCGCACAGGCGCGCAATGTCCAGGCCCGCATCATGGGCGCGGAAGTAGGCGCGGACATCCGGGCCAGCCAGGACTGGACGCTGGGCGCAACGCTGGCCTATGCCTGGGGTCGCAACCGCAGCGACGGCCGTCCACTGCCCCAGATGCCGCCACTGGATCTGCGCCTGAGCGCCGACTATGCACGCGGGGCCTGGTCGGCCGGCGGTGTCTGGCGTCTGGTGGCCGCCCAGCGCCGGTATGCCCGTGGCCAAGGTAATGTAGTGGGCTACGACTTCGGCCCAAGCGCCGGTTTCGGCACCTTGTCGCTGTACGGGGGGTATCAGATCAACCGTCATCTGTCCCTGACTGCCGGTGTGGACAATGTGTTCGATAAAGCCTACAGCGAGCACCTGAATCTGGCTGGCAACAGCGGCTTCGGCTTTGGGGCGGCGACCCGTTTCAACGACCCGGGCCGCACGGTCTGGCTGAAAGCGGCACTGTCCTTCTGA
- a CDS encoding DUF2946 family protein has product MSFPRTLSAAAFWPRRLGLCLLLLAVLLRGIVPAGYMPRQTEQGYALTFCLPAGQTLSPEAARQWAALMGEDTDLSHEQATTSATCPFATMLLASLMPAALAPIAPLHSGRFRPLLLPAAKPILDQAFIRGPPVGQRAPPRFLPA; this is encoded by the coding sequence ATGAGCTTTCCGCGCACCTTGTCCGCCGCTGCATTCTGGCCCCGCCGTCTGGGCCTGTGCCTGTTGCTGCTGGCGGTGCTGCTGCGCGGCATCGTACCCGCCGGCTACATGCCCCGGCAGACCGAGCAAGGCTACGCCCTGACCTTCTGCCTGCCGGCCGGACAGACGCTGTCGCCCGAAGCGGCGCGCCAATGGGCCGCCCTGATGGGGGAGGACACCGATCTATCCCACGAACAGGCAACCACCAGCGCCACCTGTCCTTTCGCCACGATGCTGCTGGCGTCCCTGATGCCCGCAGCCCTGGCACCGATTGCTCCTTTGCACAGCGGCCGCTTCCGGCCCTTGCTGCTGCCGGCCGCCAAGCCCATTCTGGACCAGGCGTTTATTCGCGGCCCGCCTGTGGGCCAACGCGCTCCCCCTCGTTTTCTTCCTGCCTGA
- a CDS encoding cation:proton antiporter — protein MQIGQFVFGLAGLLALVAFMPPLAGRLRLPYSVLLALIGFALGIVLHLHAGAPKFMADFFDTLQAFDISSETFLYVFLPILLFETSLSMNLRRLLDDIGPILMMAIVAVVVCTVAVGYALDAASSYGLVVCLMLGAIVATTDPVAVVGVFREVGAPKRLSTLVEGEALFNDAASIALYSVLLAVLTGGGELSGGKVLNSFLFSFLGGALAGFLMGRLSSSLFVLLRGWPSAEVTLTIALAYLAFFVSEHYLGVSGVVATVISGLVVGSTGRTRMSPATFELMSSSWAQMGFLANSLIFLFAAMLIPRMMAEMTWTQVGLIGLLFVVTLMARAVMVFGVLPMLGRTRFGTRVSRPYRKVILWGGLRGAVSLALALAVTEQHAVPHDVRQFIGVATTGFVLLTLFVNGMTLRPLIHRLGLDQLTPLERHLRDQAVSLALEDLRDKTEELARQEKIKPQVTQHLCTVFEASQASVASGQIQSLTEAQKIKIGMAILSAREVELFYDLLKSQIVDWKTAESLLSRAERMNDTVRQGGLTGFESAIAADLRFSYGFRWALRLHYLLGVQGWLARELAKRFSNLIAKRSVAERLIRFAREELPPLLGQQATETIVQAHQLRLMQLEDAMHSLNLQYPVFAQWLQESYLARSAASQERTRYRDMLSHSLITGEMYSDLVKQINQRWQYLDKRPALDIAMSAAELIGRVPMFDGLPEESKQRLAKRLRPRLALPDQKIHLRFGGMRAMYFVASGAVETTLPDGSTVELGTGEIFGEVNLVEHTDYAGVVRSLGYSRLLMLTERDFDGLQAKDPLLREKIETVVRQRQRAYQVWKEFESGQRQHEPLPPLFGLAHTLSQAESFVGPLQPGGEIPIVTEAS, from the coding sequence ATGCAGATTGGGCAGTTTGTGTTCGGATTGGCGGGCTTGCTGGCCTTGGTGGCTTTCATGCCGCCACTGGCGGGGCGTTTGCGCCTGCCGTATTCGGTTCTCCTGGCCCTGATCGGTTTTGCGCTGGGCATTGTCTTGCACTTGCATGCCGGCGCGCCCAAGTTCATGGCAGATTTTTTCGATACGCTGCAGGCGTTTGATATTTCCTCCGAGACCTTCCTCTACGTTTTCCTGCCCATTTTGCTGTTCGAGACCTCGTTGTCCATGAACCTGCGGCGCTTGTTGGACGACATCGGCCCGATTCTGATGATGGCCATTGTTGCCGTGGTGGTCTGCACCGTGGCGGTGGGTTATGCCCTGGATGCGGCGTCGTCTTATGGCCTGGTCGTATGTCTGATGTTGGGTGCCATCGTGGCCACTACCGACCCTGTGGCCGTGGTCGGGGTGTTTCGCGAAGTGGGTGCGCCCAAGCGGCTGTCTACCCTGGTCGAGGGCGAGGCCCTGTTCAACGATGCCGCTTCCATCGCCTTGTATTCGGTGTTGCTGGCCGTGTTGACCGGCGGTGGGGAACTGTCCGGCGGCAAGGTGTTGAACAGCTTTCTGTTCAGCTTTCTGGGCGGCGCTTTGGCAGGTTTTCTGATGGGGCGTTTGTCTAGCAGTCTGTTTGTTTTGCTGCGCGGCTGGCCTTCGGCCGAGGTGACACTGACCATTGCCCTGGCCTATCTGGCCTTTTTTGTGTCAGAACACTATCTGGGTGTCTCCGGCGTGGTGGCGACGGTCATTTCCGGCTTGGTGGTGGGTTCGACTGGACGTACCCGCATGTCGCCTGCCACCTTCGAGCTGATGAGCAGTTCATGGGCGCAGATGGGTTTTCTGGCCAACTCCTTGATCTTCCTGTTTGCCGCCATGCTGATTCCGCGCATGATGGCGGAAATGACCTGGACGCAAGTGGGCCTGATCGGGCTGTTGTTCGTGGTCACCCTGATGGCGCGCGCCGTGATGGTGTTCGGCGTGCTGCCCATGCTGGGACGCACGCGTTTTGGTACGCGGGTCAGTCGGCCTTATCGCAAGGTCATTTTGTGGGGCGGGCTGCGTGGCGCGGTGTCTCTGGCCCTGGCTTTGGCGGTCACGGAACAGCACGCCGTGCCGCACGATGTGCGCCAGTTCATCGGCGTGGCGACCACCGGTTTTGTATTGCTGACCTTGTTTGTCAACGGCATGACCCTGCGGCCCTTGATCCATAGGCTGGGTCTGGACCAGTTGACGCCGCTGGAGCGGCACTTGCGGGATCAGGCCGTCAGTCTGGCGCTGGAGGACTTGCGCGACAAGACCGAGGAGCTGGCACGTCAGGAAAAAATCAAACCGCAGGTCACCCAGCATCTGTGTACTGTGTTCGAGGCCAGTCAGGCCAGCGTGGCCTCCGGGCAGATCCAGAGTTTGACCGAGGCACAGAAGATCAAGATAGGCATGGCGATCCTGTCGGCCCGCGAAGTGGAGTTGTTCTACGATCTGCTGAAGTCGCAGATCGTGGACTGGAAAACGGCCGAATCCTTGTTAAGCCGCGCCGAACGCATGAACGATACCGTACGCCAGGGCGGATTGACTGGCTTTGAATCGGCCATTGCGGCCGATCTGCGTTTTTCCTACGGGTTCCGCTGGGCCCTGCGGCTGCACTATTTGTTGGGCGTGCAGGGGTGGCTGGCACGCGAGTTGGCCAAGCGTTTTTCCAATCTGATTGCCAAACGCTCGGTGGCCGAGCGCCTGATCCGTTTTGCACGCGAAGAACTGCCGCCCTTGCTGGGCCAGCAGGCGACCGAAACCATTGTGCAGGCGCACCAATTGCGCCTGATGCAACTGGAAGACGCCATGCACTCGCTCAATCTGCAATACCCCGTATTTGCGCAATGGTTGCAGGAATCGTATCTGGCGCGCTCCGCCGCTTCGCAGGAACGGACACGCTATCGCGATATGCTGTCGCATTCGCTGATTACCGGCGAGATGTACTCGGATCTGGTCAAGCAGATCAATCAGCGCTGGCAGTATCTGGATAAGCGGCCTGCTCTGGACATTGCCATGAGCGCAGCCGAATTGATCGGCCGTGTGCCTATGTTCGATGGTTTGCCGGAAGAATCCAAGCAGCGCCTGGCCAAACGCCTGCGGCCCCGACTGGCGCTGCCGGATCAGAAAATCCATCTGCGTTTCGGCGGCATGCGCGCCATGTATTTTGTGGCCTCGGGCGCGGTGGAAACCACGCTGCCCGATGGCAGCACGGTGGAGCTGGGCACGGGCGAGATCTTTGGCGAGGTCAATCTGGTCGAGCACACCGACTATGCCGGCGTAGTGCGCTCATTGGGCTACAGTCGCTTGTTGATGCTGACCGAGCGCGATTTCGATGGCCTGCAGGCCAAAGACCCTTTGCTGCGCGAGAAGATAGAAACCGTCGTGCGCCAGCGTCAGCGGGCCTATCAGGTCTGGAAAGAGTTCGAGTCCGGTCAGCGTCAGCACGAGCCTTTGCCGCCGTTGTTTGGGCTGGCGCATACATTGAGCCAGGCCGAAAGTTTTGTGGGGCCGCTGCAGCCGGGTGGTGAAATTCCTATCGTGACCGAAGCTTCTTAG
- a CDS encoding SCO family protein: MPNPFPVSWQRLVCVAALGLLLSACTPEPAQPAFQGSNIAGSHFGQDMEMVDTSGQTRRLDDYRGKVLVVFFGFTHCPDVCPTSLAQLHAAQQLLGQDAEKMQAIMISVDPQRDTPALLRTYLDAFSPDFVGLTGSADQLARTARSFKAFYARSGAAGSAHYSMDHSSSFYVIDQTGQARSLLRGDATPEEIAHDVRLLLD, translated from the coding sequence ATGCCCAACCCTTTTCCTGTTTCCTGGCAACGCCTTGTTTGCGTCGCCGCGCTGGGGCTATTGCTGTCCGCCTGCACGCCCGAACCCGCCCAGCCTGCGTTCCAAGGCAGCAATATTGCCGGTTCGCACTTCGGGCAGGACATGGAAATGGTCGATACCAGCGGCCAGACCCGCCGGCTCGACGACTATCGCGGCAAAGTACTGGTGGTTTTTTTCGGTTTTACGCACTGCCCGGACGTCTGCCCGACCTCGCTGGCCCAATTGCATGCGGCCCAGCAGTTACTGGGCCAGGACGCCGAGAAGATGCAGGCCATCATGATTAGCGTGGACCCGCAGCGCGACACACCGGCGCTGCTGCGCACCTACCTGGACGCCTTCAGCCCCGACTTTGTGGGCCTGACCGGCAGCGCCGACCAGCTTGCGCGCACGGCGCGCTCGTTCAAGGCGTTTTATGCGCGCTCGGGCGCAGCCGGATCGGCGCACTACAGCATGGACCATTCCTCGTCGTTCTATGTAATCGACCAAACTGGCCAGGCCCGTTCGCTGCTGCGCGGCGATGCCACGCCGGAAGAAATCGCTCACGACGTGCGCCTGCTGCTGGACTAA
- the cyoE gene encoding heme o synthase has translation MTTTATLAHASLLRQYLVLTKPRVTQLAVFCAVIGMFLASPGLPDPGTVIAGTIGIWMLAAAAFALNCLIESKIDARMLRTARRATARGAITPTQVLIFSGLLGGLGMLVLYYWVNALTMWLTLATFIGYAVIYTIILKPLTPQNIVIGGLSGAMPPALGWAAVAGSVPAEAWLLVLIIFIWTPPHFWALALYRQHDYQRSGLPMLPVTHGQTFTTLHVLLYSYILLAGTLLPFVIRMSGPLYLAAAILLGARFIQYAHQLHRQYSDELARALFRYSIIYLALLFGALLLDHWVRLL, from the coding sequence ATGACAACCACCGCTACCCTCGCCCACGCCTCGCTGCTGCGCCAGTATCTGGTTCTGACTAAGCCTCGCGTCACCCAACTGGCTGTTTTCTGCGCCGTCATCGGCATGTTTCTGGCCTCGCCCGGCCTGCCCGACCCCGGCACCGTCATTGCCGGCACAATCGGCATCTGGATGCTGGCCGCTGCCGCCTTTGCCCTGAACTGTCTGATTGAAAGCAAAATCGATGCCCGCATGCTGCGCACGGCCCGCCGGGCCACCGCGCGCGGTGCCATCACCCCCACTCAAGTCCTGATTTTTTCCGGTCTGCTGGGCGGCCTGGGCATGCTGGTGCTGTACTACTGGGTCAATGCCCTGACCATGTGGCTGACCCTGGCCACCTTTATCGGCTATGCCGTCATCTACACCATCATCCTCAAGCCCCTGACGCCGCAAAACATCGTCATCGGCGGCCTGTCTGGTGCCATGCCACCCGCCCTGGGTTGGGCGGCCGTGGCCGGTTCTGTGCCCGCCGAAGCCTGGCTGCTGGTGCTGATCATTTTTATCTGGACCCCGCCCCACTTCTGGGCCCTGGCCCTGTACCGCCAGCACGACTACCAGCGCTCGGGCCTGCCCATGCTGCCCGTCACCCACGGTCAGACCTTTACCACGCTGCACGTGCTGCTCTACAGCTATATTCTGCTGGCCGGCACTCTGTTGCCGTTTGTGATCCGCATGAGCGGGCCGCTGTATCTGGCCGCCGCCATACTGCTGGGCGCGCGCTTCATCCAGTATGCCCACCAGTTACACCGCCAATACAGCGACGAGCTGGCGCGCGCGCTGTTCCGCTACTCCATTATTTACCTGGCCCTGCTGTTCGGCGCGCTTTTACTGGATCACTGGGTTCGGTTACTCTGA
- a CDS encoding COX15/CtaA family protein — translation MTALRRRYRKLVYLTWFLTLDLIMFGAFVRLTDSGLGCPDWPGCYGKFSPLGAGAHIEQAYQAMPYGPVSWGKAWIEMIHRYVGAALGLLIIAIVWMAWRHRHALGHSARLASFTLLAVCLQGAFGAWTVTHKLMPIIVTTHLLGGMGVLALMTWLAARETAGPPAAAATRRLRPWLIAALLLLTAQIGLGGWVSTNYAALACMDFPQCHGQWIPDMDLHGGFSLFRALGELPSGEMISQAALTAIHWVHRNMAFAVFLLLGTVAWKLRADPALRGPATLVLLLLLAQLFTGLTTIFFQWPLLIAVLHNGGAAGLVLTGVTLLVRLSRPSTVLQGTQYDNHRYPRPRLAAAPVSGSD, via the coding sequence ATGACAGCCCTGCGCCGCCGCTACCGCAAGCTGGTCTACCTGACCTGGTTCCTGACCCTGGACCTGATCATGTTCGGCGCGTTCGTGCGCCTGACCGATTCGGGCCTGGGCTGCCCGGACTGGCCCGGCTGCTACGGCAAATTCAGCCCGTTGGGCGCAGGAGCGCATATCGAACAGGCCTATCAGGCCATGCCCTACGGCCCGGTCAGTTGGGGCAAGGCCTGGATCGAAATGATCCACCGCTATGTGGGCGCAGCGCTGGGACTGTTGATTATCGCCATCGTCTGGATGGCCTGGCGGCACCGCCACGCACTGGGCCACTCGGCCCGCCTGGCAAGCTTCACCTTGCTGGCTGTCTGCCTGCAAGGGGCATTCGGTGCCTGGACCGTCACTCACAAGCTGATGCCTATCATCGTCACCACGCACCTGCTGGGCGGCATGGGGGTGCTGGCCCTGATGACCTGGCTGGCTGCACGCGAAACCGCCGGCCCGCCCGCTGCTGCCGCCACGCGTCGTCTGCGCCCTTGGCTGATTGCCGCCCTGCTGCTGTTGACCGCGCAAATCGGGCTGGGCGGATGGGTTAGCACCAACTATGCGGCCCTGGCCTGCATGGACTTTCCACAATGCCACGGCCAGTGGATTCCCGACATGGATCTGCACGGCGGCTTTTCGCTGTTCCGCGCCCTGGGCGAGCTGCCCTCGGGCGAAATGATCTCGCAGGCCGCGCTGACCGCCATCCACTGGGTACACCGCAATATGGCCTTTGCCGTGTTCCTGCTGCTGGGGACGGTAGCCTGGAAATTACGCGCCGATCCGGCCCTGCGCGGTCCGGCCACGCTGGTGCTACTGCTCCTGCTGGCGCAGCTTTTCACGGGGTTAACCACGATCTTTTTCCAGTGGCCTCTTCTGATTGCCGTCCTGCATAATGGGGGGGCCGCCGGTCTGGTACTGACTGGCGTCACCCTGCTGGTACGGCTGTCCCGCCCGTCGACTGTCCTTCAAGGAACACAGTATGACAACCACCGCTACCCTCGCCCACGCCTCGCTGCTGCGCCAGTATCTGGTTCTGACTAA
- a CDS encoding SCO family protein codes for MTPLYWLLAVSLAPVLFALAAYYIPGLGLRPDDSNAYGRLITPQRPAPDSTALHLNSLDGRPFDLQSLRGRWVLVSADASACPESCVRKLFILRNSHASQGKNVERLARVWFLTDRGQPDQQILHAYQGTHMLRADPQQLAAFLTPRANGTDALQALKDGMWIIDPNGNLMMVFPGDADPLKVRTDIRKLLNNSRIG; via the coding sequence ATGACCCCCTTGTATTGGCTGTTGGCCGTCAGCCTGGCCCCGGTTCTGTTCGCTCTGGCTGCCTATTACATCCCCGGCTTGGGGTTGCGCCCCGACGACAGCAATGCCTATGGCCGACTGATCACGCCGCAACGCCCCGCGCCGGACAGCACGGCCTTGCACCTGAACAGCCTGGACGGTCGGCCTTTCGATCTGCAATCGCTACGCGGGCGCTGGGTGCTGGTCAGCGCGGACGCCAGCGCCTGCCCCGAAAGCTGCGTGCGCAAACTGTTCATCCTGCGCAATTCCCACGCCAGCCAGGGCAAGAACGTGGAGCGTCTGGCCCGCGTCTGGTTCCTGACCGACCGGGGTCAGCCCGACCAACAAATTCTGCACGCCTACCAGGGCACGCACATGCTGCGCGCTGACCCGCAGCAACTGGCCGCTTTCCTGACGCCTCGGGCGAACGGCACGGATGCCCTGCAAGCCCTGAAAGACGGCATGTGGATCATCGATCCCAACGGCAACCTAATGATGGTGTTCCCCGGCGATGCCGACCCCCTGAAGGTGCGCACGGACATCCGTAAGCTGCTGAACAACTCGCGCATCGGATAA
- a CDS encoding SURF1 family protein: protein MSSTTRFSSRRSLLALIALGLLMILFVSLGRWQLDRAQERRALAEQIAHGREQAPVHVDSQVGLEHSSFWQTIALQGTWRGDLTVLLDNRNFKGKPGYWVATPFVLDQGTLTGSAILVLRGWLARQPGRPPRPPAVPGGPQHIEGELLERVPRLFELGASPLPATLPDPAGTLPVVQNLTVNELSARSGLKMQAVVLAQTSPSGALLTDWPDPNIDFEKNNGYALQWFGFALIALCAWLGVAWKWLRRTWRAPSTTRKA from the coding sequence ATGTCCAGCACCACACGTTTTTCCAGCCGTCGTTCCCTGCTTGCCCTGATCGCCCTGGGCCTGCTGATGATTTTGTTCGTCAGCCTGGGGCGCTGGCAACTGGACCGTGCCCAAGAACGCCGGGCACTGGCCGAGCAGATCGCGCATGGCCGCGAGCAAGCACCGGTACACGTGGACTCCCAAGTCGGGCTGGAGCACAGCAGCTTCTGGCAGACCATCGCCTTGCAAGGAACATGGCGCGGCGATTTAACTGTACTCCTGGACAATCGCAATTTCAAAGGAAAGCCCGGTTACTGGGTCGCCACGCCCTTTGTGCTGGACCAGGGCACACTGACCGGCAGCGCCATCCTGGTGCTGCGCGGCTGGCTGGCGCGCCAGCCCGGCCGGCCGCCGCGCCCGCCCGCCGTGCCGGGCGGGCCGCAACACATCGAAGGCGAACTGCTCGAACGCGTACCGCGTCTGTTCGAGCTGGGCGCATCCCCCTTGCCCGCCACCCTGCCCGATCCGGCAGGCACGCTGCCTGTGGTCCAAAACCTGACCGTGAACGAACTGAGCGCGCGCAGCGGATTAAAAATGCAAGCGGTCGTTCTGGCACAGACCAGTCCCTCTGGGGCATTGCTGACCGACTGGCCCGACCCGAACATCGATTTTGAAAAAAACAACGGCTACGCCCTGCAGTGGTTCGGTTTTGCCCTGATTGCCCTGTGCGCTTGGTTGGGTGTAGCGTGGAAATGGCTGCGGCGCACCTGGCGCGCGCCCTCAACGACAAGGAAAGCCTGA
- a CDS encoding twin transmembrane helix small protein — MRMLVLVVFLGIVGSLASALVYLMKDRGNSSRMAYALTWRVGLSVALFLFVLLAHHWGWIESTGVPVGG; from the coding sequence ATGCGTATGCTCGTACTGGTGGTTTTTCTCGGAATTGTCGGGTCGCTGGCCAGTGCGCTGGTCTATCTGATGAAGGACAGGGGCAATTCTAGTCGCATGGCCTATGCGCTGACCTGGCGGGTAGGTTTGTCGGTGGCCTTGTTCTTGTTCGTGTTGCTGGCCCATCATTGGGGGTGGATAGAAAGCACGGGGGTGCCGGTTGGCGGTTAA